GTAAAGAAACTATTAAAGAAGGAAAgtagaataacatttttatacgtTAGACATTACAAAATACACGAAGCAGCCATCGCGCATTCGGTGTTTCGCTTACCAGCTTCTCGTTGGAATCTAACTTCAAATATCTCCTAATAAAATCAGAAATTCGACCGATACAATAATCTTGGCTAACAGTCCATTTCTTTTGTTTCATTATCGGTGCATTGCCAGTagcttttaataaaatatcgactgaaaaatgaatgaaatattaataaaccatATTCATGTTGTCGGAAGTCGCACAATAATGCCTCTTTACTTTTTGACTTATCTTTGGAAGTACTTTGAACTCCGTTGCGAACCAAAGGAGTTTCAGAAGAAATAGCCTCCAAACTAGTAGGCGCTTCTTCGTTCGTCAAGTTTTCTCCTGTTTCCTCGGATTTACTAACGATCTCATTGGCATTAACGCACTCGCTTTCCTCTTTGTCAGACATGACGAATAACAATCTAGTCTTCGTGGAGACCGGAAAGAATTGTAGCGAGAATTTTAAAGCATTTCttaatagaaatatattttaaacgtACGTACCAGTCCACATTATAACAGCATACGTGTAAAAGTGCTCACTTAATTCGCACAATGCCATGTGAAGAATATTATTTTAGACAATATTCCCTCGAGTATCTGAAGTATTACATTACTTCTAACCTAAGAATCTTGAAAGAAATAAGCTCTCGCATCTACAATGAACAAATGATAACAACAACGTGAGATCAACATGAAAGTAGGCGATACTGCCAACCGTAGTCAGTCATAGATAAGCGAGGACGAAGATGGGTGGCGCCGCAATAAGCGTTAGTTTAGGACTACCAACCCGAAAGTCACGATACAGAATAGCCAACAGTAATGAGTCACAGATTACATTAAAGGTAGATGGGTCGCGGTGTAAGAATACCAACTTGAAAAAGTAAATGAATGCAAAAGTCCCAACAGTAAATTGTCGTAGAGCAGCTAGCTTCAAGATGGTCATGTAGCATTAACGCAGCAGTGCCAACCTCGAAGAGGTTCATCACCATCCTCCTACCTGTTCGTTCCGTTATAATTTACCTGTTCGTTCCGTTATAATAGCGCATAACCAATTCCTATCTTCGTTTTCTTggatttctctttttttttttttttttttttccgtgCTTTTCGTTGTTTAATAAAAACTGCGTAGAAAACTCGAAACAACCTGTAAAAAGCAAAGAAAATCCTTAACCGCCGCTAAAATGCAAAGAAAATCTGTAGCTGCCGCTAAAATGCAAAGAAAATCTCTAAACGCCTGTAAAAAgcaaagagaaataaaaaatcctCTAAAATGCAAAGAAAACAAAGAAAGGAATAGGCATCGATGTGAACGGGCACGCGCATTACTGTGAAGTGGTAGAAGCATCAATGTGAACAGGTATAAGCACCATTGTGAACAGGTATAGGCATCAATGTGACTGGGTAAAGGCACCATTGTGAACGAAGCCTCGGCGTATGACATTGGTCCGCTCCCCGCACGCATTGTCGAGAGTAGTGCCCGGAAGCTGCCAACTTCCAAACGTACAAGAATTCAACAATGCCAACCTGCGAAATACATCCCCGCCATTTGGAATAGCCAAcctcgaaaaagaaaagaaagaacgcGGAGAAAATTCGAAAAGACCTACCAAAAGCCAAGAAAACTTCAAAAAGCTTCCAAAGACGAAAGAAAACGAAGAGAAAACGACAAAAACGAAGAAAGGAAATCGATTTAGCGGTATTACAACGAAACGAAGGAAATAAGAATCGGTATAAACATGAATGTGAACGGGACAGAGGACTCAATGTGAATAGGTAGAGGCACTAATGTGAACGGGTAAAGGCACCAATGTGAAGGAATCCTCGGCGGCTCTCCATGGTCAGCGCTTCGGACGCATCGGCGTGAACGGGTGTTTCGGAGGTGCCAACATCAAAAGTAAAGGCCAAATTGAACACTGCCAACCTGAACGATTCGCTGCTGGGATTCAGAATAGCCAACCTCAGAGAGATCGAGAGAACCTGGTACCCAGATGGTCAACAGGTATTACTGCAGTAATGCCAACTCTAAGCAAATCGCGACAGTGAGGGACTGACAACGTAATAGCCGTACCGAAAGTAAACGCCAACTAAGTACTGACAACCACATTGAGTCACAGAATATCGGTGATCTAGACGGCTGTGCGCCAGCAAGCAGGAATTCAAGAACGCCAACCTGATGGAAATGGCGCTAGAGCAAGATTGCCAAAATAAGTGTGGCGCGACATTGGGCAGCAACGAAAACTTCAACGAGTCAGTCACTGAACAGCGGGAAGCGAGACGGTCGGGAAAATTGTCAACACGATGGGCATCGAGGCAGTGAAGGATAGCCAACATTATTAGTGGACCAGATGTGAATGCTACTTCAGCACTGCCAACCTGAACGTCGCTTAGCACTGATGCAATGGTGCCAACGCTGTAGAGTCACGGAGGAAATGTGATGTAGATGGTCGTGCGTCAGTAACCGCAGCATTGCCAACATGACGGCTACAGCGGTAGAGAAGGACTACCAACCTGAAAAATCGATCCTCGACAACAATTCAGAACTGCCAACCTAAAAGGCGCTTGACCGAAGCAGTGGAATATTCGCAACAGTTATGAGTGACGCAGCAACCCGAAGCGTGACGGCTGTCGCTGTAGAAAAGCGAGGCGAAAAGTGTAAATGAATGTAATCCTGCGAAGAATAATCAGTCATTGAGCAATGGTAACCAAGATGGCCGTGTGGCAGTACCCGCAGAACCACCAACTTAACGAACAACGATCGCTGAGGGACTACCAACTTAATCCCCGAAGCGGAAGTGCGCAGCAGGTAAGTGGTGCCAACCGAAATCCGGGATGCGGTAGCGTGAATCGGCCTTTTCCAAGATGGCGGACCGACGCTACGACGCACGTGCCGTCGGTGCTGCAAAAATCGTGAAAAACGTGGAAAATTCGGTGAAATTGTGCCGTGCAGTGCCGCGAAAGTGCTGTGGGAGTGCCGTGGAGTGTCTGTGAGTGCCGTGCGTGCAGTGGCTGCAGTGAAAAGTGGGTTTCATGCGTGGGTGCAGTGCGTGCCACGTGGCGGGTGCAGTGGAACCGGTGGAAAAGCGGTGAAATCGGTCGAAACGCAGTGAAATCGTGCCGTGAAAGTGCCATGGAGTGCCTGTGAGTGCAGTGGCCGGCGTGCGTGTAGTGGAATGTGGTGCAGGGCGGGTGGGGTGGGGTACTGCGTGGGTACGTGGTGCAGTGCGTGGGTGCAGCGGAACCGCCGGAAAATCCTGAAAAGCGGTGGAAAACCGTGCGCCGAAGTGCTGCGAGTCCCGGGAATGCTGCGGGTGCCGTGAAAATGCAGGGGTTGCTGGTGCAGGTGCGGGGGTGGGGGGTAGTGCGTGGGTGCAGGTGCAGTGCGTGGGTGCAGCAGTGGAACCAGCGGAAAAATCGTGCTGTGGAGCGGCGTGCAATGCTGCTGAATCGCCAGAAGTGCATTGCGAGTGGCGGCCGGTGCGTGGGTGGCACGTGCGGGGTGCAATGCAGGTGCAGTGCGTGGGTGCAGGAAAAGCGGCGGAAAAGCGGCGCATCGACCCGGAAAAGCTGCTGCAGCGGCCGGCAATCGCCCCGAACCCCCCGTCGCGAAATCCACCCCCCGAGGGGAGGGGGGTTCGGGGGGTGGGGTTAGTAGAGGGTAACCTGTTTTAATAAACAAACCTAGTGGAATAGGTGTGAGTGGATACGAGTTAGGTTATTAAGACAGGTTAAGAAGACAGTGTCAATTTGTAAAGTGACCTTTATTAAACAAGTGATACAGTGAGAGTGGAACAGTTAATACAACTTACTGGATACCTAACCTAGTGGAGTAGTGAGAGTGGAATAGTTAATACAACCTATTGGATACCTAACCTAGTGGAATAGTGTATAGTGGAATAGTGAGTGCAACCTATTGGATACCTAACCTAGTGGAGTAGTGAGAATGGATACGAGTTATGTTATTAAGACAGGTTAGGTGGTCAGTGTCAGTTTGTGAAGTAACCTGGTGTATTACCTAACCTAGTGGAGTAGTGAGAGTGGAATAGTTAATACAACCTATTGGATACCTAACCTAGTGGAATAGTGTATAGTGGAATAGTGAGTGCAACCTATGGATACACCTAACCTTGTGGAATAGCGGTATATGGTGAGTACATTAAGGTATTACTCCAAAGGTTAGGTCACATTAAGCTTTGTCTCGGAAGGTTAGATCACCTTAAGCTTATTTAATATACACCTAACCAACTCCCGAAGTTTgtttgtgttaggttaggttaggttaggttaggttaggttaggttaggttaggttaggttaggttaggttaggttaggttaggttaggttaggttaggttaggttaggttaggttaggttaggttaggttaggttaggttaggttaggttaggttaggttaggttaggttaggttaggttaggttaggttaggttaggttaggttaggttaggttaggttaggttaggttaggttaggttaggttaggttaggttaggttaggttaggttaggttaggttaggttaggttaggttaggttaggttaggttaggttaggttaggttaggttaggttaggttaggttaggttaggttaggttaggttaggttaggttaggttaggttaggttaggttaggttaggttaggttaggttaggttaggttaggttaggttaggttaggttaggttaggttaggttaggttaggttaggttaggttaggttaggttaggttaggttaggttaggttaggttaggttaggttaggttaggttaggttaggttaggttaggttaggttaggttaggttaggttaggttaggttaggttaggttaggttaggttaggttaggttaggttaggttaggttaggttaggttaggttaggttaggttaggttaggttaggttaggttaggttaggttaggttaggttaggttaggttaggttaggttaggttaggttaggttaggttaggttaggttaggttaggttaggttaggttaggttaggttaggttaggttaggttaggttaggttaggttaggttaggttaggttaggttaggttaggttaggttaggttaggttaggttaggttaggttaggttaggttaggttaggttaggttaggttaggttaggttaggttaggttaggttaggttaggttaggttaggttaggttaggttaggttaggttaggttaggttaggttaggttaggttaggttaggttaggttaggttaggttaggttaggttaggttaggttaggttaggttaggttaggttaggttaggttaggttaggttaggttaggttaggttaggttaggttaggttaggttaggttaggttaggttaggttaggttaggttaggttaggttaggttaggttaggttaggttaggttaggttaggttaggttaggttaggttaggttaggttaggttaggttaggttaggttaggttaggttaggttaggttaggttaggttaggttaggttaggttaggttaggttaggttaggttaggttaggttaggttaggttaggttaggttaggttaggttaggttaggttaggttaggttaggttaggttaggttaggttaggttaggttaggttaggttaggttaggttaggttaggttaggttaggttaggttaggttaggttaggttaggttaggttaggttaggttaggttaggttaggttaggttaggttaggttaggttaggttaggttaggttaggttaggttaggttaggttaggttaggttaggttaggttaggttaggttaggttaggttaggttaggttaggttaggttaggttaggttaggttaggttaggttaggttaggttaggttaggttaggttaggttaggttaggttaggttaggttaggttaggttaggttaggttaggttaggttaggttaggttaggttaggttaggttaggttaggttaggtt
This Megachile rotundata isolate GNS110a chromosome 7, iyMegRotu1, whole genome shotgun sequence DNA region includes the following protein-coding sequences:
- the Atg12 gene encoding autophagy-related 12 yields the protein MSDKEESECVNANEIVSKSEETGENLTNEEAPTSLEAISSETPLVRNGVQSTSKDKSKIDILLKATGNAPIMKQKKWTVSQDYCIGRISDFIRRYLKLDSNEKLFLYVNQTFAPAPDQIVKNLYDCYGADGKLILHYCKSQAWG